In a single window of the Halalkalicoccus subterraneus genome:
- a CDS encoding EamA family transporter — protein sequence MGIPEVNSAVAFGSLTMVSWGIWIVVGNAASESMDPRTAAAISYLVATLLAVGYVLVSSSSLAITPRGGTLAGVAGLFAGIGFVSMYIGLSRGSTTVVSTLGAMYFVVAAFIGMAVLGDEITTTRVAGLLLAGVAVILVSQ from the coding sequence ATGGGAATTCCTGAGGTGAATTCGGCTGTGGCATTCGGATCGCTGACGATGGTTTCGTGGGGAATCTGGATCGTCGTGGGGAACGCTGCCTCAGAATCCATGGATCCGAGGACGGCTGCCGCGATATCGTATCTCGTCGCAACCCTCCTTGCAGTCGGATACGTTCTCGTCTCAAGTTCCTCGCTGGCCATTACGCCACGAGGTGGAACGCTGGCTGGCGTAGCTGGATTGTTCGCCGGAATTGGCTTCGTCTCGATGTACATCGGTCTCTCACGTGGCTCAACGACGGTCGTTTCGACGCTCGGTGCTATGTATTTCGTCGTCGCAGCGTTCATCGGAATGGCCGTGCTCGGAGACGAGATTACCACGACGAGAGTCGCAGGACTCCTGCTCGCGGGTGTCGCTGTCATCCTTGTCTCTCAATAA